The following proteins are co-located in the Clostridiales bacterium genome:
- a CDS encoding NAD(P)-dependent oxidoreductase: MAKIGWIGLGNMGNPMSKNLLKAGHEVTVWNRTKAKADEILAEGAKWADTPKEIAETCDFIFTMVADGPTLQSVTLGENGVVAGLSSSKIVIDMSTVSPEESIKVNDAIEAKECKFLRAPVTGSTVLAQNATLGILTSGDRAAYDKALPLFEAMGKNQFYLGGSEEARVLKLSLNVMIGVTSQMMAEAVVLAEKAGLDVAQVCEVMAGSAVGSPLVGYKKALVSSGDYKAAFSVKLMMKDFDLAFAAAKQYDVAMPVTAVTRQALQAAAATGRGDKDFSVLTQVLEDQCGYKRP, encoded by the coding sequence ATGGCTAAAATCGGTTGGATTGGACTTGGCAATATGGGAAATCCAATGAGCAAGAATCTGTTAAAAGCGGGACATGAAGTAACCGTCTGGAACAGGACAAAAGCAAAGGCTGACGAAATTCTTGCAGAAGGAGCAAAATGGGCTGATACTCCGAAGGAAATTGCTGAAACTTGTGATTTCATTTTTACAATGGTGGCAGACGGTCCCACGCTTCAATCCGTGACACTCGGTGAAAACGGTGTTGTTGCCGGCTTGTCTTCAAGCAAAATTGTTATCGATATGAGTACCGTTTCACCTGAGGAATCAATTAAGGTAAATGACGCAATCGAGGCCAAAGAATGCAAGTTCCTAAGAGCTCCAGTAACCGGAAGCACTGTTCTTGCGCAGAATGCAACTCTTGGAATTCTTACATCCGGTGACCGTGCCGCTTATGATAAGGCGCTGCCTTTATTTGAAGCAATGGGCAAAAACCAGTTTTACCTTGGCGGATCAGAAGAGGCCAGAGTACTGAAACTCAGCTTGAATGTTATGATCGGCGTTACCTCTCAGATGATGGCAGAAGCGGTTGTACTTGCGGAAAAAGCGGGACTTGATGTTGCTCAGGTTTGCGAGGTTATGGCGGGAAGCGCAGTAGGGTCACCGCTGGTAGGCTATAAAAAAGCTCTTGTCTCAAGTGGAGATTATAAAGCTGCATTCAGTGTAAAACTCATGATGAAGGACTTTGATCTTGCATTTGCAGCTGCAAAACAGTATGATGTTGCAATGCCGGTAACCGCAGTCACGAGACAGGCTTTGCAGGCAGCAGCAGCAACAGGTAGAGGAGACAAGGACTTCTCTGTTCTGACTCAGGTTCTGGAAGATCAGTGCGGATATAAGAGACCGTAA
- a CDS encoding 2-oxo acid dehydrogenase subunit E2, whose product MAEIIIMPKLGFNMSEGKLVTWYKKEGDLVSKGEPVFAIETDKTSIDIEATQDGFMRKRFLEEGEAIAVTYPIAILGSAEENIDALVREVNEKLNRAEQAGAVKEAENEADTSAGAPGGVEVKPESTRPLSSASLSSGGDQNGEGRIKITPRARRCAKEKGIDLKRLNIKGTGYQGGISEKDILDYLASSKIRVTPVAAKIAADQGINLEGITGTGASGKIMKKDLMADTVMSGTVMADTSSEIAAGPQTGQVTADGKEIKDILAYSGVRKIIGERLAKSKFTAPHLYFTQKVDLEKLLVLRKQINDAQEKKTSVTDYIARAVIKCLQKYPDMNASLEGDQMIRYQSVNLGIAVAAPGGLIVPVIKDANHKTVVQLSTEAGVLFEKARNGKLAPLEYTGGTFTVSNLGMFGIENFTAIINPPEVGILAVSATKDEAVVVLHEDGTKTIEIKPMMNITLTVDHRVIDGLLAAQFVTDVKRLLESPIQLFV is encoded by the coding sequence ATGGCTGAAATTATCATTATGCCGAAACTCGGCTTCAATATGTCGGAAGGGAAGCTCGTTACCTGGTACAAAAAAGAAGGAGATCTGGTTTCAAAAGGGGAGCCGGTTTTTGCAATAGAGACCGATAAAACCTCCATCGACATCGAAGCCACACAGGATGGTTTCATGCGAAAAAGGTTTCTCGAGGAAGGGGAAGCCATTGCGGTAACCTACCCCATTGCTATCCTGGGCAGCGCAGAGGAAAACATAGACGCTTTGGTGCGAGAGGTCAACGAGAAGCTGAACAGAGCCGAGCAGGCAGGGGCCGTGAAAGAGGCTGAGAATGAGGCGGATACGAGTGCCGGTGCACCCGGCGGTGTTGAGGTTAAGCCCGAGTCAACGAGACCTTTGAGCTCCGCAAGCCTAAGCAGTGGTGGAGACCAGAACGGTGAAGGCAGAATCAAGATCACACCGAGGGCAAGAAGATGTGCAAAGGAAAAGGGAATTGACCTTAAGCGCTTGAATATAAAAGGAACCGGATATCAGGGCGGTATCTCAGAAAAGGATATTCTGGATTACCTGGCATCTTCTAAAATTAGAGTGACTCCTGTTGCTGCAAAAATTGCTGCAGATCAGGGAATTAACCTTGAGGGGATAACGGGCACAGGCGCCAGCGGAAAGATTATGAAAAAAGATCTTATGGCTGATACTGTAATGTCGGGCACTGTAATGGCTGACACTTCAAGTGAAATTGCTGCAGGACCCCAAACGGGGCAGGTCACTGCTGACGGAAAAGAAATCAAGGATATCCTTGCCTACAGCGGTGTTCGAAAAATTATTGGTGAGCGCCTGGCAAAGAGCAAGTTTACGGCACCCCATCTCTATTTTACACAAAAGGTGGATCTGGAGAAGCTGCTTGTGCTGCGAAAGCAGATTAACGACGCTCAGGAGAAGAAGACATCTGTTACAGACTACATCGCAAGAGCAGTGATTAAATGTCTGCAGAAATATCCGGACATGAACGCGTCGCTTGAAGGCGATCAAATGATACGATATCAGTCAGTCAATCTTGGGATTGCTGTTGCCGCTCCCGGCGGCCTGATCGTGCCGGTGATTAAGGATGCAAATCATAAGACTGTTGTGCAGTTGTCTACTGAAGCGGGAGTATTGTTTGAAAAAGCGAGAAATGGTAAGCTGGCTCCTCTGGAATATACAGGAGGAACCTTTACCGTATCAAATTTGGGGATGTTTGGCATTGAGAACTTTACGGCGATTATCAATCCTCCTGAGGTTGGAATTTTAGCTGTCAGCGCAACGAAGGACGAGGCTGTGGTGGTTCTCCATGAGGACGGAACGAAAACAATAGAAATCAAACCTATGATGAACATTACGCTCACAGTAGATCACCGGGTGATTGACGGACTTCTGGCTGCTCAGTTTGTTACAGATGTGAAGAGACTTCTGGAAAGCCCAATTCAATTATTCGTATAA
- a CDS encoding cupin domain-containing protein, which yields MAKAYVKNYYDLTPAAPARHLNAHAFAFGLPATMDSDTYNFFSICEIRFGGAAILDNHKDADHCYFILSGKGYSIIKGKRYEYKVGDVMWIPGNSDHEMYPIGVQTLKFLVTLTPKEFNQTEPFIRNINDVTPVPAADAEKATAFPISNPKNGGSKTIEFQVVEILPDGVVSGQVAESDQMSYVISGKGYVIADGEKLPLSVEDGFYIPKGVKYEIHPDGCQALRIAQSFGPARLASRD from the coding sequence ATGGCTAAAGCTTATGTGAAAAACTATTATGATCTTACCCCTGCTGCACCGGCCAGGCATCTGAATGCACACGCGTTTGCCTTCGGCTTACCAGCAACCATGGACTCAGACACTTACAATTTCTTCTCAATCTGTGAAATCAGATTCGGAGGTGCCGCAATTCTTGACAACCATAAGGATGCAGATCATTGCTACTTTATTCTGTCCGGTAAAGGGTATTCCATTATCAAAGGAAAGCGGTATGAATATAAGGTTGGGGATGTAATGTGGATTCCCGGAAACTCAGATCATGAAATGTATCCCATCGGCGTTCAGACTTTAAAATTCCTCGTAACGCTGACACCGAAAGAATTCAACCAGACAGAACCTTTCATCAGAAATATAAATGATGTAACTCCAGTTCCTGCAGCTGATGCAGAGAAAGCAACTGCATTTCCGATTTCCAATCCTAAAAACGGAGGCAGCAAAACTATCGAATTCCAAGTGGTTGAAATTTTGCCCGACGGCGTTGTTAGCGGGCAGGTTGCGGAATCTGATCAGATGTCTTACGTTATTTCCGGCAAGGGTTATGTCATTGCAGATGGAGAAAAGCTTCCGCTTTCTGTTGAAGACGGATTTTATATCCCCAAGGGCGTAAAATATGAGATCCATCCTGATGGATGTCAGGCATTGCGGATTGCTCAGAGTTTTGGACCTGCAAGATTGGCTTCGAGAGACTAG
- a CDS encoding thiamine pyrophosphate-dependent dehydrogenase E1 component subunit alpha → METKYSKKHLLSLYEIMYKMRRFEEEVFEFYKKGMMPGLAHLYLGEEAVATGVCAALKEDDYIGSTHRGHGHLVARGADLGKMMAEILGKATGYSKGKGGSMHIMAMDKGILGANGIVGGEIPIATGAAYSAKYRMTDQIAVSFFGDSATNEGTFHESINMAAAWNLPIIYVIENNLYGISVDIRDVTNTANLADRALGYGIPGVVVDGMDVLAVQKAAEEAAERARSGNGPTLIECKTYRWQGHHVGDPAVYRERKDSNEKASWMERCPVACFRDQILSMKITEKEVAKIEDAVEAEVQAAVKFAEESPYPDPAEAYTDLFSDL, encoded by the coding sequence ATGGAAACAAAATACAGCAAAAAGCATTTGTTGAGTCTTTATGAAATCATGTATAAGATGCGGAGATTCGAAGAAGAAGTTTTTGAATTTTATAAAAAAGGCATGATGCCAGGTCTGGCACATCTCTATCTCGGTGAGGAGGCTGTGGCAACAGGCGTTTGCGCCGCGTTGAAAGAGGATGATTATATCGGAAGCACCCACCGAGGCCATGGTCATCTGGTAGCAAGAGGCGCGGATCTCGGGAAAATGATGGCTGAAATTCTTGGAAAAGCAACCGGTTATTCCAAAGGTAAAGGCGGCTCCATGCATATTATGGCGATGGATAAAGGGATTTTGGGTGCCAACGGTATCGTGGGCGGAGAAATTCCCATTGCCACCGGTGCCGCATATTCTGCCAAGTACCGCATGACAGATCAAATCGCAGTTTCCTTTTTCGGTGATTCGGCTACCAACGAAGGAACCTTTCATGAAAGCATCAACATGGCAGCAGCATGGAATCTTCCGATTATCTATGTGATAGAAAACAATCTGTACGGCATTTCTGTAGATATTAGAGATGTTACCAATACGGCAAATCTTGCAGATCGGGCGCTGGGGTATGGAATTCCCGGTGTTGTCGTAGACGGTATGGATGTTTTGGCTGTTCAGAAAGCTGCGGAAGAAGCAGCAGAAAGAGCAAGGAGCGGCAACGGCCCAACTTTAATTGAATGCAAGACCTATAGATGGCAGGGACACCATGTGGGAGATCCGGCGGTATACCGCGAGAGAAAGGATTCCAACGAAAAAGCAAGCTGGATGGAACGCTGTCCCGTAGCCTGCTTCAGAGATCAGATCCTTTCAATGAAGATCACGGAAAAAGAAGTCGCTAAGATTGAGGATGCAGTGGAAGCAGAAGTCCAGGCAGCGGTTAAGTTTGCGGAAGAAAGCCCATATCCAGATCCTGCCGAAGCTTATACCGATCTGTTTTCCGATCTGTAA
- a CDS encoding sodium:solute symporter family protein, whose product MRIGVLAIVLIYEILVIFGVGFFISKKRNKDEEGGFALGGRNMGVWVLASTIALTVLGTAHILGVFEMTYGMGAVAYWFSLAHVALIIVACFGTGLWVRRMGVTTVPEALKGMYGAKNALAISCVMAGCIWGILTLETQGVGIVIATMTGWGIVQGAVVGGILGIFYVVLAGMEEVGIVNVINAAVMYIGLIVATIFIALALPGGNFDSVQAFYDADQANHFMTSIFGTPDLFITFAIAQIIAVVFCQGISQMLLQAYMSAKDEKTIRRSVWLAAPLNGLFGVFAVTLGLTARSIPEYAELGPKMAATTMIVDLIPAWVAALLLAALLAAILSTFAMTSLTPATIFAIDIYKGLFKKDASEAEVTKVIRIMVVILGAVAIGVAAYLPPILAAINWLFAWMVPVFWLFVTGLFWKRSHGVATATLAITWIVNMIWTFSSLPAAIGGLVGSLPNGYITLATSLIVIIIGNLTTKGEPGYFKVHEYKEV is encoded by the coding sequence ATGAGAATAGGTGTATTAGCAATTGTGCTGATCTATGAAATTCTGGTAATCTTCGGTGTAGGATTCTTTATTTCCAAGAAGAGAAATAAAGATGAGGAGGGCGGATTTGCTCTCGGCGGCAGGAACATGGGCGTATGGGTACTTGCTTCTACCATCGCACTGACCGTACTGGGAACAGCCCACATCTTAGGCGTTTTCGAAATGACTTATGGCATGGGCGCAGTCGCCTACTGGTTCAGCTTGGCCCACGTAGCACTGATTATCGTTGCCTGCTTTGGTACGGGATTATGGGTAAGAAGAATGGGCGTTACTACAGTACCGGAAGCCTTAAAGGGAATGTACGGCGCTAAGAATGCTCTGGCGATTTCCTGTGTAATGGCTGGATGTATCTGGGGAATCCTGACGCTGGAAACGCAGGGGGTTGGTATCGTTATCGCAACGATGACCGGCTGGGGTATCGTACAGGGTGCTGTTGTAGGCGGTATCCTTGGTATCTTCTATGTTGTACTTGCCGGTATGGAGGAAGTTGGTATCGTCAACGTAATCAATGCTGCTGTAATGTATATTGGTCTGATCGTTGCTACCATCTTTATTGCATTGGCACTTCCCGGCGGAAACTTTGATTCCGTTCAGGCATTTTATGACGCTGATCAGGCTAATCATTTTATGACGAGCATCTTTGGAACGCCTGATCTGTTCATCACCTTTGCAATTGCTCAGATTATTGCTGTTGTATTCTGTCAGGGTATCAGTCAGATGCTGCTTCAGGCATATATGTCAGCGAAGGACGAAAAGACCATCAGAAGATCTGTTTGGCTTGCTGCTCCCTTGAACGGACTCTTTGGAGTGTTCGCAGTTACCCTGGGATTGACTGCAAGATCCATTCCTGAATATGCAGAATTAGGACCTAAGATGGCTGCTACAACGATGATCGTTGACCTGATCCCTGCATGGGTTGCTGCATTGCTGCTGGCTGCACTGCTGGCTGCGATCCTGTCTACCTTCGCTATGACTTCTTTAACTCCCGCAACCATCTTTGCAATCGATATCTACAAAGGACTTTTCAAAAAAGATGCTTCAGAAGCTGAAGTTACAAAAGTCATCAGAATTATGGTTGTTATTCTCGGCGCAGTCGCCATTGGCGTTGCAGCTTATCTCCCTCCGATCCTTGCTGCCATCAACTGGCTGTTTGCCTGGATGGTGCCTGTATTCTGGCTCTTTGTTACAGGACTGTTTTGGAAGAGAAGCCACGGCGTAGCTACCGCAACGCTGGCAATTACCTGGATCGTCAATATGATCTGGACCTTCTCCTCACTGCCGGCAGCAATCGGCGGTCTGGTCGGTTCTTTGCCGAACGGCTACATAACGCTGGCCACATCACTGATTGTAATCATTATCGGAAATCTGACCACCAAAGGCGAACCTGGATATTTCAAGGTTCACGAGTATAAAGAAGTTTAA
- a CDS encoding alpha-ketoacid dehydrogenase subunit beta, which produces MREILYRDAICEALDEEMERDDRVLLLGEDVAFIGGNFKTSVGLYDKYGDLRVKDTPISEAGFVGMGTGMALTGLRPVIELMFSDFMLVAADQIINNAAKITYMSGGQVTVPMVIRTPIGAGRSSAAQHSQSMQAFAAHFPGMKVVVPSNAQEAKGLLKTAIRDDNPVLFFEHKMEYSNKYMIDDVVLPIPFGKANIVRQGTDVTIVATSSQVMKSVKAAELLEKDGISAEVIDLRTIVPMDRETIIQSVKKTGRLLVVDEAYERCGIGAEIGADVMDDVFYYLEAPIARIGTPNVSLPFSPALEFPLIPTVEKTVEKVRKMMK; this is translated from the coding sequence ATGAGAGAAATTTTATATAGAGACGCGATCTGTGAGGCATTGGATGAAGAAATGGAACGGGATGACCGTGTCCTGCTCCTCGGTGAAGACGTCGCGTTCATCGGAGGGAATTTTAAAACCTCAGTGGGACTTTATGATAAGTACGGCGATCTTCGAGTAAAAGACACACCCATATCAGAGGCAGGCTTCGTCGGTATGGGTACGGGAATGGCATTGACAGGTCTTCGTCCTGTCATCGAGCTAATGTTCTCGGACTTCATGCTGGTGGCAGCGGATCAGATCATTAACAATGCAGCAAAAATTACGTATATGTCCGGCGGTCAGGTAACGGTGCCAATGGTAATCCGTACTCCCATTGGTGCGGGGCGTTCCTCAGCCGCGCAGCATTCACAGAGCATGCAGGCTTTTGCAGCTCATTTTCCGGGCATGAAGGTTGTGGTTCCTTCCAATGCACAGGAAGCCAAGGGGCTTTTGAAGACAGCTATCAGAGATGACAATCCGGTCTTATTCTTCGAGCACAAAATGGAATACTCCAATAAATATATGATTGATGATGTGGTTCTCCCCATCCCCTTCGGAAAAGCGAATATCGTAAGACAAGGAACGGACGTTACCATTGTTGCAACCTCATCTCAGGTGATGAAGTCAGTAAAAGCTGCTGAACTACTGGAAAAAGACGGCATTTCTGCGGAAGTAATCGATCTTCGGACCATTGTTCCCATGGATCGAGAAACCATCATCCAATCGGTGAAAAAGACTGGAAGGCTGCTTGTGGTGGATGAAGCCTATGAACGCTGCGGCATCGGAGCGGAAATCGGAGCGGATGTCATGGACGATGTGTTCTATTATCTGGAGGCACCGATTGCCAGAATTGGTACCCCCAACGTATCCCTGCCGTTCAGCCCAGCGCTGGAATTTCCGCTCATACCCACCGTGGAAAAAACCGTTGAAAAAGTCAGAAAGATGATGAAATAG
- a CDS encoding aminopeptidase P family protein, which yields MPRSGMNGVDFESNVNFYRLREDRLARAKKSMKDYGLSALVCYDFDNIRYITGTHIGEWNRNKMNRYCILIDGVEQPFLFDPAAPSKRKRVDWLDIDHIMPAVGSMRGAIPAEVGMVEKVADQIAGYLKEYGAVGKVGMDIVDIPLIRALEGHKVEIVDGQQAMLDARIIKTDDEIQLLKQSAAMVDAAYYDLAKALRPGAMENELVAIANYKLYGWGSELVEFVNSISGQRGNPHSHTFSNRMVRPGELIYFDIGNTYNGYKTCYYRTFSCGVPNADQRKAYDRASKWIKDSIKAIKAGNTSADVAKCWPAATELGFKNEEEAFLLQFAHGIGLGLWEKPVISRLFSIDNPFELKEGMTFAIETWCASEDGSGSARIEEEVVVTKDGCEVITKFPSDEITSCGLPGCHFL from the coding sequence ATGCCAAGATCAGGAATGAATGGTGTTGATTTTGAATCGAATGTCAATTTTTATAGACTTCGAGAAGACAGGCTGGCTCGTGCCAAAAAAAGCATGAAGGATTACGGTCTCAGTGCGCTTGTTTGTTATGACTTTGATAATATCAGATATATTACCGGAACCCATATCGGTGAGTGGAACCGCAACAAAATGAACCGATATTGTATTTTAATCGACGGAGTAGAGCAGCCGTTTCTATTCGACCCTGCTGCACCTTCTAAGAGAAAGAGAGTTGACTGGCTGGACATCGATCATATCATGCCTGCAGTAGGATCCATGAGAGGTGCGATTCCTGCTGAAGTTGGTATGGTAGAAAAGGTTGCAGACCAGATTGCCGGATATCTGAAGGAATATGGAGCAGTGGGAAAGGTTGGTATGGATATCGTAGATATTCCGCTGATCAGAGCACTGGAAGGGCACAAGGTGGAGATCGTTGACGGACAGCAGGCGATGCTGGACGCAAGAATCATAAAAACAGATGATGAGATTCAGCTTTTGAAACAGTCTGCGGCAATGGTTGATGCAGCTTACTATGATCTTGCAAAGGCACTGAGACCGGGTGCTATGGAAAACGAATTGGTTGCCATTGCAAATTACAAGCTTTACGGCTGGGGCTCAGAACTGGTTGAATTCGTTAATAGCATATCCGGACAGAGAGGAAACCCTCATAGCCATACCTTCTCCAACAGAATGGTTAGACCCGGAGAACTGATCTATTTTGATATCGGTAACACCTACAACGGATATAAAACCTGCTATTACAGAACTTTCTCCTGCGGAGTGCCCAATGCCGACCAGCGAAAGGCTTATGATAGAGCGTCAAAATGGATTAAGGATTCCATCAAGGCAATCAAAGCAGGAAATACCTCTGCTGATGTTGCCAAGTGCTGGCCTGCAGCTACAGAGCTGGGATTCAAGAACGAAGAAGAAGCATTTCTGCTGCAGTTCGCTCACGGGATCGGACTAGGTCTTTGGGAAAAACCAGTTATTTCAAGGCTATTCTCAATCGACAACCCCTTCGAGCTCAAAGAAGGTATGACCTTTGCCATCGAAACCTGGTGTGCATCAGAAGATGGGTCGGGAAGCGCAAGAATTGAAGAAGAAGTTGTTGTAACAAAAGACGGATGCGAGGTAATTACCAAGTTCCCATCAGATGAAATTACATCCTGCGGGCTTCCGGGCTGCCATTTTCTCTAA
- a CDS encoding PAS domain-containing protein — MQFTKEYQEKLQSAWEHFTSEDDEQFDYTFIRPMIFQSWLRSRMYQVNPFEKKTAIMDLSEIAALAKANSRLIKTVRPYMEKLYSIVEGSGYFLLLSDKDGYVLDLIGDHEMIEQAKESLLVVGANRSESVAGTNAIGTCLAIQAPIQIWNGEHYVISHRHYSCSSGPIFDSTGALLGCLNITGSNTEIHTHTLGMVLSAVDGINKELKIRKAYDEIESMSAQRNSILEAVTSGLILLNEDDEIIQMNGNAQRMLHISGQNAIGRNINSIISIDEPDQRCNFYALKSAYSDKETDIYFAGSYTAPIKFRISVSFVGQDKMHDRGTVIRLDEAKYINKLVNKVSGFKASYHFSNIMGSSSPARFLVSSCEKAARNSSNVLLLGESGTGKELAAQSIHNASYYRDGPFVAINCAALPKGLIESELFGYEKGAFTGAGKEGNPGKFELADGGTIFLDEIGDMPLDVQASLLRVIQTREVVRIGAKYTKKIDVRIIAATNRNLLEEVSNKSFRQDLYYRLNVLTIQMPPLRDRGDDICELADHFAQTLYNPWGRRMTISPQVYPLLKKYSWPGNIRELENAIERAINITDDDQIRPEHLPEQILVWENTLERFDQSKNEMASQLNQLNQPLPVSSFNLGKKDCDLIHLGLKQTGGNIRKTADLLGISRRTLYRRMDKYGIDYGNFRD; from the coding sequence ATGCAATTTACAAAGGAATACCAGGAAAAATTACAAAGCGCATGGGAGCATTTCACAAGCGAAGATGACGAACAGTTTGACTATACCTTCATAAGGCCGATGATCTTTCAATCCTGGCTCAGATCAAGAATGTATCAGGTTAACCCCTTTGAAAAAAAGACCGCCATCATGGATCTCTCAGAAATTGCAGCGCTTGCGAAAGCCAACAGCAGGCTGATCAAAACAGTACGTCCTTATATGGAAAAGCTTTACTCCATCGTGGAGGGTTCCGGCTATTTCCTGCTGCTCAGTGACAAAGACGGTTATGTTCTGGATCTGATCGGAGATCACGAGATGATAGAGCAAGCAAAGGAAAGTCTGCTGGTGGTCGGTGCCAATCGCTCAGAATCCGTAGCAGGCACCAATGCCATCGGTACCTGCCTTGCGATCCAAGCACCGATACAAATTTGGAATGGGGAACATTATGTGATCAGTCACAGGCATTATTCCTGCAGCAGCGGCCCTATTTTTGACTCAACGGGAGCACTATTGGGCTGTCTCAACATTACCGGAAGCAATACGGAAATCCATACCCACACCTTAGGCATGGTGCTCAGCGCAGTTGACGGAATCAACAAGGAACTAAAAATACGAAAGGCATATGATGAAATCGAATCCATGAGCGCCCAAAGGAACAGCATCCTGGAGGCCGTAACTTCAGGGCTGATTCTACTCAACGAAGACGACGAGATTATCCAGATGAATGGCAACGCACAGCGTATGCTGCACATCAGCGGACAAAACGCTATCGGCAGGAATATCAACAGCATCATCAGCATAGACGAGCCTGATCAAAGATGCAATTTCTACGCGCTAAAGTCAGCATACAGCGACAAGGAAACAGACATCTATTTTGCTGGCTCCTATACTGCACCGATCAAGTTTCGTATCAGCGTCAGCTTCGTGGGTCAAGACAAAATGCATGACAGGGGTACCGTAATCCGCCTTGACGAAGCGAAATACATCAATAAGCTTGTGAATAAGGTCAGTGGTTTTAAGGCTTCCTATCATTTCAGCAACATTATGGGCAGTTCTTCCCCAGCAAGATTCCTGGTCAGCAGCTGTGAAAAAGCTGCCAGGAACTCATCCAATGTACTTCTTCTCGGCGAGAGCGGCACGGGAAAGGAATTGGCAGCACAATCAATCCATAACGCCAGTTATTATCGAGATGGCCCTTTTGTTGCGATCAATTGTGCGGCTTTGCCGAAAGGATTGATTGAAAGTGAGCTTTTCGGCTATGAAAAAGGAGCCTTTACCGGCGCAGGAAAAGAGGGGAATCCCGGTAAATTTGAGCTTGCTGACGGAGGCACGATTTTCCTCGATGAAATCGGAGATATGCCGCTAGATGTTCAAGCTTCTCTTCTCAGAGTGATTCAAACAAGAGAAGTTGTTCGAATCGGCGCAAAATATACGAAAAAAATCGACGTGCGGATTATCGCCGCCACAAACCGAAATTTGTTAGAAGAGGTGAGCAACAAATCCTTCCGGCAAGATCTCTATTATCGGCTCAATGTCCTGACCATTCAGATGCCCCCTCTCAGAGATCGGGGTGATGACATTTGCGAGCTTGCAGATCATTTTGCACAGACCCTCTACAATCCATGGGGGAGAAGAATGACAATTTCGCCCCAAGTCTATCCTTTGCTCAAGAAGTATTCCTGGCCCGGCAACATCCGTGAGCTTGAAAATGCCATCGAGCGCGCGATCAACATCACAGACGACGATCAAATTCGTCCTGAACATCTTCCGGAGCAAATTCTGGTATGGGAAAACACTTTAGAACGATTTGATCAGTCCAAGAATGAGATGGCATCGCAATTGAATCAGTTGAACCAACCGCTGCCTGTTTCCTCCTTCAATTTGGGTAAAAAGGATTGCGACCTCATACATCTCGGACTAAAACAAACCGGCGGCAACATCAGAAAAACAGCTGACCTGCTCGGGATCAGCAGAAGAACGCTTTACCGAAGGATGGACAAGTACGGCATCGATTATGGTAATTTTCGCGATTAG